The Edaphobacter sp. 12200R-103 genome contains a region encoding:
- a CDS encoding DUF4230 domain-containing protein, with protein MTTQHSSSRSWVGLLLCLTLALLLGAAALVLFLRHATTGAMARIADRITGRTTAFDTSVPAIVQRIQRLNRLETVVYSLDTVIEGSKSSAVLPDLLAGDRILLVVHGQAIAGIDLSRLKSEDIRITQADGVRKVHVNLPASQLFTTRVDNQHTRVYARTTGLLVPVDQNLESETRARAERQLEQTALSDGILDAARKNAQAAVTTLLYSLGFQQVDVR; from the coding sequence ATGACGACTCAACACAGTAGCAGCCGAAGCTGGGTGGGCCTCCTTCTTTGCCTCACCCTGGCGCTTCTGCTGGGGGCAGCCGCGCTGGTCCTCTTCCTTCGCCATGCCACCACTGGCGCTATGGCCCGTATCGCCGACCGGATCACAGGGCGCACCACCGCCTTTGATACCTCTGTGCCGGCGATCGTTCAGCGCATCCAGCGGCTGAACCGGCTCGAGACCGTCGTTTATTCCTTAGACACGGTGATTGAAGGTTCTAAGTCGAGCGCCGTTCTGCCCGACCTTCTCGCCGGCGATCGCATCCTCCTTGTCGTTCATGGACAGGCCATCGCCGGGATCGACCTCTCCCGGCTGAAGTCCGAAGACATTCGCATTACCCAGGCCGATGGTGTACGCAAAGTCCACGTAAATCTTCCGGCATCCCAGCTCTTCACCACGAGGGTCGACAACCAGCACACACGGGTTTATGCCCGGACGACAGGACTTCTTGTTCCCGTCGATCAGAACCTGGAGTCGGAGACCCGTGCGCGAGCGGAGAGGCAGTTGGAGCAGACCGCCCTTTCGGATGGCATCCTGGATGCCGCTCGTAAAAACGCGCAGGCCGCTGTCACCACCCTGCTCTACAGTCTTGGATTCCAGCAGGTGGACGTCAGGTGA
- a CDS encoding glutaminyl-peptide cyclotransferase, with product MLTRWIRYACGLLLLHTAAGACSKAQVPVVYTYQVVAKYPHSTTSYTEGFFYRDGYFYEGTGLKGHSELLVIRPETGKPVQRLPLPAQYFGEGIVDWGPNLYQWTWQSHTCFVYDRFSLRPVRQFTYTGEGWGMTRSEKQIITSDGSATLRFRDPSSFKELRHITVHDGSHSVQQLNELEYIKGEIYANIWHSDRIARISPKDGRVLGWIDLTGILADNQRIDSESVLNGIAYDAAHDRLFVTGKQWPYVFEIKIVTRPPIKVSR from the coding sequence ATGCTCACTCGATGGATTCGCTACGCCTGCGGTCTCCTGTTGCTTCACACAGCCGCAGGCGCGTGCTCGAAGGCCCAGGTTCCTGTCGTCTACACCTATCAGGTCGTCGCAAAATATCCACACTCCACCACGAGCTACACAGAAGGCTTCTTCTATCGCGACGGCTACTTTTATGAGGGAACAGGCCTCAAAGGACACTCTGAGCTTCTCGTGATCCGTCCCGAGACCGGCAAGCCTGTTCAGCGGCTCCCTTTGCCCGCTCAATACTTCGGCGAAGGAATTGTGGATTGGGGACCGAACCTCTACCAATGGACCTGGCAGTCTCACACCTGCTTCGTGTACGACCGCTTCAGCCTGCGACCTGTCCGTCAGTTCACCTATACCGGCGAGGGCTGGGGTATGACTCGCTCCGAAAAGCAGATCATTACCAGCGACGGCAGCGCGACTCTACGCTTTCGCGATCCCTCCAGCTTCAAGGAGCTCCGCCACATCACCGTCCACGATGGCTCCCATTCCGTCCAGCAGCTCAATGAGCTCGAATACATCAAGGGCGAGATCTACGCCAATATCTGGCACTCCGACCGTATCGCGCGCATCTCTCCTAAGGACGGACGGGTGCTTGGCTGGATCGACCTGACCGGCATCCTGGCCGATAACCAGCGAATCGACTCCGAGTCGGTCCTGAACGGAATCGCGTATGACGCTGCACACGACCGGCTGTTCGTCACCGGAAAACAATGGCCTTATGTCTTCGAAATTAAAATAGTCACGCGGCCACCTATAAAGGTGTCCCGCTAA
- a CDS encoding DUF4440 domain-containing protein, whose product MRFQTTKRVQGQDPELVLGVLEGCLRSLSNEVVRQGSQITLLGLGPSPRAINRRDTTVIDVKRENGATVIHADVRFQASAFLGMAAQDVVVKEKLDHIFDDMLTQLGLSGWASPLEKVDGPAATSASVERLAANSVEPVLAAQQTFVQASSTVPVASETPSDNPPAGDAEPASAGEPGKKAEPTRSMAESDIPATAEVPVAGEPIRERLPVESASGSTASSTTEPGASPQVRVTVLEEEITVEEKQLQAPKAILAPEVKLPDTVEASTAVKTDSGRKADVPKSGAPGVAEKTLEASSKPAEEAPIASAENVRPLSANVAASSFRLEKSAESKKDTVEEKKPALPVKPEAPSLKAPSAQRGSSAITPLKPAMPRTAAVTKAPAQPALSAPAKNMLGASSFEDEPEASSKWLKWSAWIAAFIVLVVAPLVWLYMPSHPESATPVSQPSPAAAAPAPAPQPPILAKQPGDDPDPVMVISDWEAAMNSRDADAQAAFYADPVERYFLRHNLSRDEVKADKLAAINRRRDDWSVKMENVKITRADDNTAKARLIKHYTVKEDGKMASEWFVPSLLLMTRANGRWQITSERDLGWATSLDELDH is encoded by the coding sequence TTGCGATTTCAAACGACGAAACGGGTTCAGGGTCAGGATCCGGAGCTGGTTTTAGGAGTGCTGGAAGGCTGTCTGCGATCGCTGTCAAACGAAGTTGTACGGCAAGGCAGTCAGATTACGCTGCTCGGCCTGGGACCTTCTCCGCGAGCGATCAATCGCCGGGATACTACGGTGATCGATGTAAAGCGCGAAAACGGCGCTACTGTCATTCATGCAGACGTCCGGTTTCAGGCATCGGCCTTTCTGGGCATGGCCGCTCAGGATGTGGTGGTCAAGGAGAAGCTGGACCACATCTTCGATGACATGCTGACTCAGTTGGGGCTGTCGGGCTGGGCGAGTCCATTAGAGAAGGTCGATGGCCCTGCGGCAACGTCTGCTAGCGTGGAGCGCCTGGCAGCGAACTCTGTCGAACCCGTGCTTGCGGCCCAGCAAACATTCGTGCAGGCATCGTCTACAGTCCCGGTGGCATCGGAAACACCCAGTGACAATCCGCCGGCAGGCGACGCGGAGCCTGCATCCGCAGGGGAACCCGGCAAGAAGGCCGAGCCGACTCGTTCGATGGCGGAATCTGATATCCCGGCTACAGCGGAAGTTCCGGTGGCCGGTGAGCCGATCCGGGAGCGCCTGCCCGTAGAGTCCGCATCCGGGTCTACCGCGTCTTCAACGACAGAGCCGGGAGCATCGCCACAAGTTCGGGTTACTGTCCTGGAAGAGGAGATTACCGTTGAAGAGAAACAGCTCCAGGCCCCAAAGGCTATCCTAGCCCCCGAAGTGAAGCTGCCCGACACTGTCGAAGCATCGACTGCGGTAAAAACGGATTCCGGTAGGAAGGCCGATGTACCGAAGTCGGGTGCCCCAGGCGTCGCGGAAAAAACTTTAGAGGCTTCATCTAAGCCCGCAGAAGAGGCTCCGATCGCCTCTGCGGAAAACGTCAGGCCGCTTTCGGCAAACGTTGCCGCATCATCCTTCAGGCTGGAGAAATCTGCGGAAAGCAAAAAAGATACGGTGGAAGAAAAGAAGCCTGCTCTACCCGTGAAGCCCGAAGCGCCCTCACTGAAGGCTCCGTCTGCGCAGCGTGGTTCGTCTGCGATCACGCCTCTGAAGCCGGCTATGCCGCGGACGGCTGCCGTGACGAAAGCTCCTGCGCAGCCGGCGCTATCTGCTCCGGCGAAGAATATGTTGGGTGCATCCTCTTTCGAGGACGAGCCGGAGGCGAGCTCAAAGTGGCTGAAGTGGAGCGCATGGATCGCGGCATTCATTGTTCTGGTCGTTGCCCCTCTGGTGTGGCTCTATATGCCCAGCCATCCTGAGAGTGCAACGCCGGTGAGCCAGCCCTCCCCGGCTGCTGCTGCGCCCGCCCCCGCACCTCAGCCACCCATATTGGCAAAGCAACCGGGAGACGATCCCGACCCGGTGATGGTGATCTCGGACTGGGAGGCGGCCATGAACTCCAGGGACGCTGACGCTCAGGCGGCCTTTTACGCCGATCCCGTGGAGAGGTATTTCCTGCGTCACAACCTGAGCCGCGATGAGGTCAAGGCCGATAAACTGGCCGCCATCAACCGGCGCAGAGACGACTGGTCCGTGAAGATGGAGAACGTCAAGATAACCCGGGCCGACGATAACACCGCAAAGGCGAGGCTGATCAAGCACTATACCGTCAAAGAGGACGGAAAGATGGCCTCCGAGTGGTTTGTGCCTTCGCTGCTGCTGATGACGCGCGCGAACGGCAGGTGGCAGATCACCTCCGAGCGCGACCTTGGATGGGCAACTTCACTGGATGAACTGGATCACTAG
- a CDS encoding peroxiredoxin gives MKPGDLVEDFTLQNQDGKDVSLSDFKNSPVVLFFYPRADTPGCTIESCGFRDAFTKFQKNGIVVLGISRDTVKDQKKFKDKYDLPYDLLADPDMVLINRYDLIKPKNMYGKLVKGVKRTTYLIGPDKGEGQRLIHIFEEVKPEGHAEEVLALLKKQNP, from the coding sequence ATGAAACCTGGCGATCTCGTAGAAGACTTTACCCTCCAGAATCAGGACGGAAAAGACGTCTCCCTCTCCGACTTCAAGAACTCTCCCGTCGTCCTTTTCTTCTATCCCCGCGCCGACACGCCAGGCTGCACCATCGAGTCCTGCGGCTTCCGCGATGCGTTCACGAAGTTCCAGAAGAACGGCATCGTCGTCCTCGGCATCTCGCGCGATACCGTTAAGGATCAGAAGAAGTTCAAGGACAAGTACGACCTTCCCTACGATCTTCTGGCCGATCCGGATATGGTCCTGATCAACCGCTACGACCTCATCAAGCCGAAAAACATGTACGGCAAGCTGGTGAAAGGCGTAAAACGCACCACCTATCTCATCGGACCAGACAAGGGAGAGGGCCAGCGGCTGATCCACATCTTCGAAGAAGTGAAGCCTGAGGGTCACGCCGAAGAGGTCCTGGCGCTGCTGAAGAAGCAAAATCCTTAG
- a CDS encoding ligand-binding sensor domain-containing diguanylate cyclase has protein sequence MRVIVAASFILACFSSALGQQFSFTRYGQDEGLRNLDVFDLVQDNAGFLWVATENGLFRYNGADFQHFGPTEGIGESLVLGLHKDTAGRIWVTTNDHLYVFDGTHFHPAPLESARMQFGAGQIITSIDPGHLLFIARGTLMLLSEARGPSGQRTWRAEPFFNEDDIQTLPALGKVSSVLAPAGNATGRVLWFGCGRSLCRLQDPLGANAAGRVQVYSASQGLPADSWTCLFQSREGDLWVRSRKHVRILAHGESQFRSRDLPSGSEAGIYNGSGILTMAEDPQGAVLTQTNRGLARWEKQSSGWEIFDTSNGIDFKDVSALVFDQNGVPWISTRGHGLYRWRGYREVQNWTIAQGLHDDVVWTIFRDADHHLWIADQFQLNRLNTESHRLTTPALFGRMPLTHGTGFAQAPDGSLWVFTIDGEVFRTDSNISRIVFRSRLPSLARVFQDSSQRIWILSRDGLYVIPDPQETIIEKMLDPMLSSDAFADAAETPDHDLWFLSDHQLYRMPHTPGPVQRIALDPDAIRGQMRNIAAAPDGSLWVGGGIPALLHLQMKDGQPTSAVSVTPPNLPSNDVQIVRFDRRGWLWVGTDLGVDVFNGSSWRLLTRRDGLISNDTDEGAFFADEDGSIWIGANGGAIHLLHPERLFTIAPLDVRFLSAGVGDRPLSLEKTSMVSWQDSPLNVSFTSLDFARGDAIRFRYRLSGMEFDWSETGSHWLHYPAIAPGDYRFELQAIDPDQQRHSPIISLQFTVRPPWWRTRAMYLVLGIASFGASILVWHWRENRLLARQRMLRKLVAQRTRELEAEKTELLAAREALRLQATRDSLTGIWNRSAILDILAREMDRSRRTGATLAVVLADIDHFKQINDSMGHLAGDAILRDAANRMLHHIRPYDFIGRYGGEEFLIVMPALPPKDAQPRLDQLRMSISNEPFHFDHHSAKVTSSFGVAWYNSSMSSHVDELIGRADEALYRAKADGRDRIVFHNDLHPE, from the coding sequence ATGCGCGTAATCGTTGCTGCGTCCTTTATCCTCGCCTGCTTCAGCAGTGCCCTGGGGCAGCAGTTCAGCTTTACCAGATATGGCCAGGACGAAGGCCTTCGCAACCTGGATGTCTTCGACCTGGTGCAAGATAACGCAGGCTTCCTCTGGGTCGCCACCGAGAATGGTCTCTTCCGCTATAACGGTGCGGATTTCCAGCACTTCGGTCCGACGGAAGGCATCGGAGAGTCCCTCGTCCTCGGACTTCACAAAGACACTGCAGGACGAATCTGGGTTACGACCAATGACCACCTGTATGTCTTTGATGGAACACATTTCCATCCTGCGCCTCTGGAGTCTGCAAGAATGCAGTTCGGCGCAGGCCAAATTATCACCTCCATCGACCCCGGACACCTTCTCTTCATCGCACGCGGCACCTTGATGCTACTTTCAGAGGCCCGCGGGCCATCCGGACAGAGAACGTGGCGGGCCGAGCCGTTCTTCAACGAAGACGATATCCAGACTCTCCCTGCACTGGGAAAGGTGTCGAGCGTTCTCGCTCCGGCCGGGAACGCAACTGGGCGCGTACTGTGGTTCGGATGTGGCCGCTCTCTCTGCAGGTTGCAGGATCCTCTGGGCGCGAACGCAGCAGGGCGCGTTCAGGTCTACTCCGCTTCGCAGGGCCTGCCCGCCGACTCCTGGACTTGCCTGTTCCAAAGCCGCGAGGGAGATCTGTGGGTGCGAAGCCGCAAGCACGTCCGTATCCTCGCACACGGTGAAAGCCAGTTTCGTAGCCGTGATCTCCCTTCAGGCAGCGAGGCTGGAATCTACAACGGATCCGGCATCCTGACGATGGCGGAAGATCCCCAGGGCGCCGTGCTGACCCAGACCAATCGTGGGCTGGCTCGCTGGGAGAAACAATCGTCTGGATGGGAGATCTTCGACACCTCCAACGGCATCGATTTCAAGGATGTCAGCGCACTGGTCTTCGACCAGAACGGCGTTCCCTGGATCTCGACCCGCGGCCATGGCCTCTACCGCTGGAGAGGGTATCGCGAGGTGCAGAACTGGACCATCGCCCAGGGGCTGCACGATGACGTCGTCTGGACGATCTTCCGTGACGCGGACCATCATCTGTGGATCGCCGATCAGTTTCAGCTCAATCGCCTGAACACCGAGAGCCACCGACTTACCACCCCTGCTCTCTTCGGCAGGATGCCGCTCACCCACGGCACCGGATTCGCTCAGGCGCCTGACGGATCGCTATGGGTCTTCACCATCGACGGCGAGGTCTTCCGCACCGACTCCAATATCAGCCGAATCGTCTTCCGGAGTAGACTTCCCAGCCTCGCCCGTGTCTTTCAGGACTCTTCGCAGCGCATCTGGATTCTCTCGCGCGATGGGCTGTACGTCATCCCCGACCCGCAGGAAACCATCATCGAGAAGATGCTCGATCCCATGCTTTCAAGCGATGCCTTCGCGGATGCTGCCGAGACACCGGACCACGACCTCTGGTTCCTTTCCGATCACCAGCTCTACCGGATGCCGCACACGCCCGGTCCTGTCCAGCGCATCGCCCTCGATCCCGATGCAATTCGGGGCCAGATGCGCAATATCGCCGCAGCGCCCGACGGCAGCCTATGGGTTGGCGGCGGTATTCCTGCGCTGCTCCACCTTCAGATGAAGGACGGTCAGCCCACCTCTGCAGTCTCGGTGACGCCACCGAACCTCCCCTCGAATGACGTTCAGATCGTGCGATTCGACCGTCGAGGATGGCTCTGGGTCGGCACAGACCTGGGAGTGGACGTCTTCAACGGATCCTCGTGGCGCCTGCTGACCCGCAGGGATGGCCTCATCTCCAACGACACCGACGAGGGAGCCTTCTTCGCCGACGAAGACGGCTCCATATGGATCGGCGCCAACGGTGGAGCGATTCACCTGCTGCACCCCGAGCGTCTCTTCACGATTGCGCCGCTCGACGTCCGCTTTCTCTCCGCCGGTGTCGGGGACCGTCCTCTTTCGCTTGAGAAGACCTCCATGGTCTCCTGGCAGGACTCACCGCTGAACGTTAGCTTCACCTCGCTGGACTTCGCGCGCGGCGATGCCATCCGGTTCCGCTACCGCCTCTCGGGAATGGAGTTCGACTGGAGCGAAACAGGCTCGCATTGGCTGCACTATCCAGCCATTGCTCCCGGGGATTATCGCTTCGAGCTGCAGGCGATCGACCCGGATCAGCAAAGGCATTCGCCCATCATCTCACTGCAGTTCACGGTACGGCCGCCATGGTGGCGCACACGCGCCATGTATCTGGTGCTCGGCATTGCATCCTTCGGCGCTTCCATCCTGGTCTGGCACTGGCGTGAAAATCGTCTGCTGGCCCGACAACGCATGTTACGCAAACTCGTAGCGCAGAGAACGCGAGAATTGGAGGCGGAGAAGACCGAGTTGCTGGCTGCCCGCGAGGCACTTCGCCTGCAGGCCACACGCGATTCGCTCACCGGCATCTGGAACCGCTCTGCAATTCTTGACATTCTCGCCCGTGAGATGGACCGCTCCCGGCGCACAGGAGCCACGCTGGCCGTCGTTCTCGCCGATATCGACCACTTCAAGCAAATCAACGACTCCATGGGCCACCTTGCTGGAGACGCCATCCTGCGCGATGCTGCCAACCGCATGCTCCATCACATCCGGCCATACGACTTTATCGGTCGCTACGGCGGTGAGGAGTTCCTGATCGTGATGCCGGCTCTGCCCCCCAAAGATGCGCAGCCGCGGCTCGATCAGTTGAGGATGTCCATCTCGAATGAACCCTTCCACTTCGACCATCACTCCGCAAAGGTGACCTCGAGCTTTGGGGTCGCCTGGTACAACTCCAGCATGAGCAGTCATGTCGATGAGCTGATCGGCCGCGCGGACGAAGCCCTGTATCGGGCGAAGGCCGATGGTCGCGATCGGATCGTCTTCCATAACGATCTGCACCCCGAGTAG
- a CDS encoding DUF930 domain-containing protein, with product MKCRVLPIFAVLSVFLLGVLPALNQSSRKEPALSAGEARVIDMKIESMRSESDRKVAREWSNAKKVAEVICRPRATEYWKKAAPGTDRVFLGTSDPSTLVLESDRRLTGSGQYRTADGWTNFNFTCELDPDRGRASGFEATPVSEAKK from the coding sequence ATGAAATGTAGAGTGCTTCCGATATTTGCAGTCTTATCTGTATTTCTGCTGGGTGTTCTCCCTGCGCTCAACCAATCCTCACGGAAGGAGCCGGCGCTGTCGGCCGGAGAGGCCAGGGTTATCGACATGAAGATTGAGTCCATGCGGTCGGAGAGTGACCGGAAGGTTGCACGCGAGTGGTCGAACGCGAAGAAGGTGGCCGAGGTAATCTGCAGGCCGCGTGCAACGGAGTACTGGAAGAAGGCGGCGCCGGGTACAGATCGCGTGTTCCTGGGGACTTCCGATCCATCGACGCTGGTCCTTGAGAGTGACCGCAGATTGACCGGATCCGGTCAATATCGAACTGCCGATGGCTGGACCAATTTCAACTTCACCTGCGAGCTGGATCCGGACCGGGGAAGAGCAAGCGGCTTTGAGGCGACGCCCGTGTCGGAAGCAAAGAAGTAG
- a CDS encoding PEP-CTERM sorting domain-containing protein, which produces MRRILSVLFLTLGLVAAPAAAHASPVTYDLSLVNIVGNVFAGGTGSFTIDDTPNFPVDAFFQNGAAGHDLTDLSMTIAGHTFTLADSDSPASVDFLLGQLASINYDGSLANGRFQITLNSGLLGYVYTDLRGGAFSTGQIFATPVAATPEPSSILLLGTGALGFASFAKRKFLA; this is translated from the coding sequence ATGCGCAGAATTTTATCTGTACTTTTTCTGACTCTTGGTCTGGTGGCGGCGCCTGCTGCGGCTCACGCCTCACCCGTAACCTACGATCTCAGCCTGGTCAATATCGTAGGAAACGTCTTCGCCGGTGGTACCGGCTCGTTCACGATCGACGACACCCCGAACTTTCCAGTAGATGCATTCTTCCAGAACGGTGCCGCCGGTCACGATCTCACCGATCTGTCCATGACCATCGCCGGCCACACCTTTACGCTCGCCGACTCAGACTCTCCGGCCTCGGTCGACTTCCTGCTCGGTCAGCTTGCCAGCATCAACTACGACGGCAGCCTCGCAAATGGCCGGTTCCAGATCACCCTCAACTCCGGATTGCTGGGTTATGTCTACACTGATCTCAGAGGCGGCGCCTTTTCCACCGGTCAGATCTTTGCCACGCCGGTGGCCGCGACGCCAGAACCCTCCAGCATCCTGCTGCTCGGCACAGGAGCCCTCGGTTTTGCCAGCTTCGCCAAGCGCAAGTTTTTGGCCTGA
- a CDS encoding ACP S-malonyltransferase: MMKPVFLFPGQGSQAVGMGRDLYDTFPSARAIFEEADDALGFALSKLIFEGPEDQLKLTEHTQPAILTVSAAITRLLSERGIVATLAAGHSLGEYSAHVAAGTLSFSDAVRTVRLRGRYMQEAVPEGQGSMAAILGLAADRITELCAQASDENTTAPPPPVNPDSVNPEAIAAANAGVPSAAAATNPEATRAAMARSIVAPANLNSPDQTVISGSTAAVQRAAELCKEAGAKRTVMLQVSAPFHCALMQPAQDRLAIDLESAAFSDPTFPVASNVDARLISRGTDARDCLIRQVTGAVRWVDCIRLLARQEITHFVEVGPGKVLTGLNRQILGRESAIPSLHVEDAASLEKTIAVLT, translated from the coding sequence ATGATGAAACCAGTTTTTCTCTTTCCCGGCCAGGGATCGCAGGCCGTTGGAATGGGCCGTGACCTCTATGACACCTTCCCCTCTGCCCGCGCAATCTTCGAGGAGGCGGATGACGCCCTCGGCTTCGCTCTCTCGAAGCTGATCTTTGAAGGACCCGAGGATCAGCTCAAGCTGACTGAACATACGCAGCCGGCCATCCTCACCGTCTCGGCAGCGATTACGCGCCTCCTTTCGGAGCGCGGCATCGTGGCGACTCTTGCCGCGGGACATTCGCTTGGGGAGTACTCCGCGCACGTCGCCGCCGGAACGCTCAGCTTCTCCGACGCGGTCCGTACTGTCCGCCTGCGGGGCCGCTACATGCAGGAAGCAGTTCCCGAAGGACAGGGCTCTATGGCCGCCATCCTCGGACTCGCCGCCGACCGCATCACAGAACTCTGCGCACAGGCCTCGGACGAGAACACGACCGCTCCGCCGCCACCGGTCAATCCGGATTCTGTAAATCCTGAGGCAATCGCGGCGGCCAATGCTGGAGTGCCTTCAGCAGCCGCTGCAACCAACCCGGAGGCCACCCGCGCGGCGATGGCGCGTTCCATCGTGGCGCCCGCCAATCTCAACTCGCCCGACCAGACCGTGATCTCCGGCTCAACCGCCGCGGTCCAGAGGGCCGCCGAACTATGCAAGGAAGCAGGCGCCAAGCGGACGGTGATGTTACAAGTCAGCGCTCCCTTCCACTGCGCCCTGATGCAGCCCGCACAGGACCGCCTGGCCATCGACCTCGAATCCGCCGCCTTCAGCGACCCCACCTTCCCGGTCGCATCCAACGTCGATGCACGTCTGATCTCACGCGGAACCGATGCCCGCGACTGCCTCATCCGCCAAGTCACAGGGGCCGTGCGCTGGGTCGACTGCATCCGTCTCCTCGCCCGGCAGGAGATCACCCACTTCGTCGAAGTCGGCCCCGGCAAGGTCCTCACGGGCCTCAACCGGCAAATCCTCGGAAGAGAGTCCGCCATCCCCTCGCTCCACGTCGAAGATGCTGCATCGCTCGAAAAGACGATTGCGGTCCTTACTTAG